One segment of Podospora pseudopauciseta strain CBS 411.78 chromosome 5 map unlocalized CBS411.78m_5.2, whole genome shotgun sequence DNA contains the following:
- a CDS encoding uncharacterized protein (EggNog:ENOG503P55X; COG:S) gives MSYTITVQVYQTKTNAFFHLAESTVFRNGTWDEVKGAQVLTIGASGTSGSLRFVADTGENFIVTLGVHNYKPWGDIVTKLDPASQTGVVITPEYYETEWGGTQKKERVDARWKTLSSYEVTRDGRKYSFNYTVTSGNNLKVNVVIG, from the coding sequence ATGTCCTACACCATCACAGTCCAGGTCTACCAGACCAAAACCAAcgccttcttccacctcGCCGAAAGCACCGTCTTCCGCAACGGCACCTGGGACGAGGTCAAAGGCGCCCAAGTCCTCACCATCGGCGCCAGCGGCACCTCAGGCTCGCTCCGCTTCGTGGCCGACACGGGCGAGAACTTCATCGTCACCCTTGGCGTGCACAACTACAAGCCGTGGGGCGACATCGTCACCAAGCTGGACCCTGCCAGCCAGACTGGTGTTGTCATCACGCCGGAGTACTACGAGACTGAGTGGGGCGGCACTCAGAAGAAGGAGCGTGTTGATGCGAGGTGGAAGACGCTGTCTTCGTATGAGGTCAcgagggatgggaggaagtATTCGTTTAATTACACGGTGACGAGCGGGAATAACCTCAAGGTTAATGTTGTTATTGGTTAG